The Urbifossiella limnaea genome has a window encoding:
- a CDS encoding DNA integrity scanning protein DisA nucleotide-binding domain protein translates to MSLPSQTVALLQAARDLVKTLPADAVLVLTETAIDWDEVGRLLVGCRLFVAAENPALTKPLRDHPDWTVIDLDPEPRPTQERMNDALLKAVSEEMLQPGSHVVALYNGIATLEDAPEPVDSLSVIHLGEHLERMTSQDLRVLGTSVPLDVLRAVVELATEIGREGREGQPIGTILVVGDTKKVLGLSRFQNFNPFRGYTRAERDIRDREVREQIKEIAKLDGALLIGRDGIAEAACLHLGARADGLNLRKGFGSRHAAAAGISKHTNAIAFAVSQSSGSVRVFQKGEEVLHIEPLARPHVWQPFRLETQEEPDGEAGDDAS, encoded by the coding sequence ATGAGCCTGCCGAGCCAAACCGTCGCGCTCCTCCAGGCCGCCCGCGACCTGGTCAAGACGCTCCCGGCCGACGCCGTCCTCGTGCTCACCGAGACGGCCATCGACTGGGACGAGGTCGGGCGCCTCCTCGTCGGCTGTCGGTTGTTCGTCGCCGCCGAGAACCCCGCCCTCACCAAGCCGCTCCGCGACCACCCCGACTGGACGGTCATCGACCTCGACCCGGAGCCGCGGCCCACGCAGGAGCGGATGAACGACGCCCTCCTCAAGGCCGTCAGCGAGGAGATGCTGCAACCCGGGTCGCACGTCGTCGCCCTCTACAACGGCATCGCCACCCTCGAGGACGCCCCCGAGCCCGTGGACAGCCTCAGCGTCATTCACCTCGGCGAGCACCTCGAGCGGATGACCTCGCAGGACCTCCGCGTCCTCGGCACGTCGGTGCCCCTCGACGTGCTGCGGGCCGTCGTCGAACTCGCCACCGAGATCGGGCGCGAGGGGCGCGAGGGGCAGCCGATCGGGACCATCCTGGTCGTCGGCGACACGAAGAAGGTGCTGGGCCTGTCGCGGTTCCAGAACTTCAACCCGTTCCGGGGCTACACCCGGGCCGAGCGGGACATCCGCGACCGCGAGGTCCGCGAGCAGATCAAGGAGATCGCCAAGCTGGACGGCGCCCTCCTCATCGGCCGCGACGGCATCGCCGAAGCCGCGTGCCTCCACCTCGGGGCGCGGGCCGACGGGCTGAACCTGCGGAAGGGGTTCGGCAGCCGCCACGCCGCCGCCGCCGGCATCAGCAAGCACACGAACGCCATCGCCTTCGCCGTCAGCCAGTCGAGCGGGTCGGTGCGGGTGTTCCAGAAGGGCGAGGAAGTGCTGCACATCGAGCCGCTCGCCCGGCCGCACGTCTGGCAGCCGTTCCGCCTCGAAACGCAGGAGGAGCCCGACGGCGAGGCCGGCGACGACGCTTCCTGA